One Phaseolus vulgaris cultivar G19833 chromosome 2, P. vulgaris v2.0, whole genome shotgun sequence DNA window includes the following coding sequences:
- the LOC137810069 gene encoding aspartic proteinase 36-like produces MALQRTQLISVVSLILSLAQWVVATGDSGEVLLLPNEGSRPAMILPLHHSVPDDSSVSDFSPRRQLQRSQSQRHPDARMRLYDDLLRNGYYTTRLWIGTPPQRFALIVDTGSTVTYVPCSTCQHCGKHQDPKFQPEDSETYQPVKCTWQCNCDTDRKQCTYERRYAEMSTSSGVLGEDVISFGNQSELSPQRATFGCENDETGDLYTQHADGIMGLGRGDLSIMDQLVEKKVISDAFSLCYGGMGVGGGAMVLGGISPPADMVFTHSDPGRSPYYNINLKEVHVAGKRLNLNPKVFDGKHGTVLDSGTTYAYLPESAFLAFKDAIMKDTHSLKRISGPDPRYNDICFSGAGSDVSQLSKSFPVVDMVFENGHKLSLSPENYLFRHLKVRGAYCLGVFSNGNDPTTLLGGIVVRNTLVMYDREHTKIGFWKTNCSELWERLHVSDAPPPLSPKSEGTNLTKAFEPSVAPSPSPSQYNLPLGELQIAQIIVVISFNISYMEMKPYITQLTGLIANELDVNTSQVHLLNVSSLGNGSLSKWLITPRPYADFFSNATAMSMIARLSEHRMQLPDSLGSYKFLGWNAKPPLKRTWWQQYYLTVALAVLLTLLLGISALGVFLIWRNRQQAEQSYEPVNVAVQEQELQPL; encoded by the exons ATGGCGTTGCAACGGACGCAACTCATCTCCGTCGTGTCCCTAATTCTATCCCTGGCGCAGTGGGTTGTTGCCACCGGGGACTCCGGCGAAGTGTTACTCTTACCAAACGAGGGTTCTCGCCCTGCTATGATTCTTCCTCTACACCACTCTGTTCCCGATGATTCTTCCGTCTCTGACTTTAGCCCGCGTCGTCAACTTCAGAGATCGCAGTCCCAACGCCACCCTGACGCTCGCATGAGGCTCTACGACGATCTCCTCCGGAACGG GTACTACACGACGCGGCTTTGGATCGGTACTCCTCCGCAGAGGTTTGCTCTAATTGTTGATACGGGAAGCACTGTGACCTATGTCCCATGCTCTACTTGCCAACACTGTGGTAAACACCAG gatCCAAAGTTCCAGCCAGAAGATTCAGAAACCTATCAACCTGTAAAATGCACATGGCAGTGCAACTGTGACACAGACAGGAAGCAGTGCACGTATGAGAGACGGTATGCAGAAATGAGTACTAGCAGTGGGGTCCTTGGTGAGGATGTCATATCCTTTGGAAATCAGAGTGAGCTTTCCCCTCAACGTGCTACTTTTGGCTGTGAAAATGATGAGACTGGGGATCTTTATACTCAGCATGCTGATGGAATCATGGGTTTGGGCCGTGGAGATCTAAGTATCATGGACCAACTGGTTGAGAAAAAGGTGATAAGTGATGCATTCTCACTGTGCTATGGTGGAATGGGTGTTGGTGGGGGTGCTATGGTTCTTGGTGGCATATCTCCCCCAGCTGACATGGTTTTTACACATTCAGATCCCGGTCGAAG TCCATATTACAATATAAATTTGAAGGAGGTACATGTTGCGGGGAAGCGACTGAATTTAAACCCAAAGGTTTTTGATGGGAAGCATGGAACTGTATTGGATAGTGGCACGACTTACGCATACCTACCAGAATCAGCATTTCTTGCATTTAAAGATGCT ATTATGAAGGACACTCACTCATTGAAGCGAATAAGTGGTCCAGATCCACGTTATAATGATATATGTTTTTCTGGTGCAGGAAG TGATGTCTCTCAACTCTCTAAAAGCTTTCCGGTAGTTGACATGGTATTTGAAAATGGTCACAAGTTGTCACTGTCACCTGAAAATTACCTGTTTCGG CATTTAAAAGTGCGAGGTGCATATTGTCTAGGGGTTTTTTCAAATGGCAATGATCCAACTACTCTTTTAGGAG GTATTGTTGTTCGTAACACTCTTGTGATGTATGATCGCGAGcatacaaaaattggtttctggAAGACTAATTGTTCGGAGTTATGGGAAAGACTACATGTCTCAGATGCCCCACCACCCTTGTCTCCAAAATCTGAAGGAACAAATTTGACCAAAGCATTTGAGCCCTCTGTTGCTCCCTCCCCCTCCCCATCACAGTATAATTTACCGCTAG GTGAACTCCAAATTGCTCAAATAATAGTTGTAATTTCATTTAATATCAGCTACATGGAAATGAAGCCTTACATCACTCAATTGACTGGACTCATTGCTAACGAGTTAGATGTTAATACTTCCCAG GTTCACCTATTGAATGTTTCTTCTCTTGGAAATGGTTCTCTCTCTAAATGGCTCATAACACCGAGGCCATATGCTGATTTCTTTTCAAATGCCACCGCAATG AGTATGATTGCCCGGCTTTCTGAACATCGAATGCAACTTCCTGACTCACTCGGAAGTTATAAGTTTCTTGGTTGGAATGCCAAGCCTCCATTGAAACG GACTTGGTGGCAGCAATATTATTTGACTGTGGCTTTAGCTGTTTTGCTTACATTGCTTCTAGGAATATCAGCCTTAGGAGTATTCTTAATTTGGAGAAACAGACAGCAAGCTGAGCAATCATACGAGCCAGTTAATGTAGCTGTTCAAGAGCAGGAACTTCAGCCATTATGA
- the LOC137810070 gene encoding metal transporter Nramp3.2-like has product MPPQDRRQPLLAEEQEETAYDSSEKVVVVGIDEQDGDVEAPPFSWRKLWLFTGPGFLMSIAFLDPGNLEGDLQSGAIAGYSLLWLLMWATAMGLIIQLLSARLGVATGRHLAELCREEYPAWARIVLWLMTEIALIGSDIQEVIGSAIAIRILSNGVVPLWAGVVITAFDCFIFLFLENYGVRKLEAFFAVLIAVMALSFAWMFGEAKPNGVDVLVGILVPKLSSRTIQQAVGVVGCIIMPHNVFLHSALVQSRQVDPSKKGRVQEALNYYSIESTIALAVSFMINIFVTTVFAKGFYGTEIANNIGLVNAGQYLQEKYGGGLFPILYIWGIGLLAAGQSSTITGTYAGQFIMGGFLNLRLKKWVRALITRSFAIIPTMIVALIFDTTEESLDVLNEWLNVLQSVQIPFALIPLLCLVSKEQIMGSFRIGPVLKIISWLVAALVIVINGYLLLEFFSSEVNGAVFATIVCVLTAAYVSFILYLISRAITYTPWQSLTRSKTVATTDN; this is encoded by the exons ATGCCTCCTCAAGACCGCCGCCAGCCGCTGTTAGCGGAGGAGCAGGAAGAGACTGCGTACGATTCCTCGGAGAAGGTCGTGGTGGTCGGAATCGACGAGCAGGACGGGGACGTGGAGGCGCCGCCGTTTTCATGGCGGAAGCTGTGGCTGTTCACGGGGCCGGGGTTTCTGATGAGCATCGCGTTTCTGGATCCCGGGAATCTGGAGGGGGATCTTCAGTCTGGGGCAATTGCCGGGTACTCGCTCTTGTGGCTCCTCATGTGGGCTACTGCTATGGGCCTCATTATCCAGCTTCTCTCCGCTCGCCTCGGCGTCGCCACTGGGAGACACTTAGCTGAACTGTGCAGGGAAGAGTATCCTGCATGGGCTAGGATTGTGCTCTGGCTCATGACTGAAATCGCTCTTATTGGCTCTGACATTCAAGAGGTTATTGGGAGCGCTATTGCTATCAGGATTCTCAGTAACGGCGTCGTTCCCCTTTGGGCTGGGGTCGTCATCACCGCTTTCGATTG tttcatttttctctttcttgaGAACTATGGTGTGAGGAAACTGGAGGCGTTTTTCGCTGTTCTGATTGCCGTAATGGCTCTCTCATTTGCGTGGATGTTTGGTGAAGCAAAGCCCAACGGTGTTGATGTTCTTGTTG GTATTTTGGTTCCTAAACTTAGCTCCAGAACTATACAACAAGCTGTTGGAGTTGTGGGTTGCATTATTATGCCTCACAATGTGTTCTTGCATTCTGCGCTTGTTCAGTCAAGGCAGGTTGACCCCAGCAAGAAAGGCCGCGTTCAGGAAGCTCTTAATTACTACTCGATAGAGTCCACCATCGCCCTTGCGGTGTCCTTTATGATTAATATATTTGTTACAACTGTGTTTGCCAAGGGCTTTTATGGTACTGAAATAGCAAACAACATTGGTCTTGTAAACGCAGGGCAGTACCTTCAGGAGAAGTACGGGGGTGGACTTTTCCCAATCCTGTATATATGGGGTATTGGGTTGTTAGCAGCCGGCCAGAGTAGCACAATTACTGGTACTTATGCTGGACAATTTATCATGGGGGGTTTTCTGAATTTAAGGTTGAAAAAGTGGGTGAGGGCATTGATTACTCGAAGTTTTGCAATCATTCCAACAATGATAGTTGCACTTATATTCGATACCACGGAGGAGTCTTTAGATGTTCTGAATGAATGGCTTAATGTTCTCCAATCAGTTCAAATCCCATTTGCACTCATTCCCTTGCTTTGCTTGGTGTCCAAAGAACAGATAATGGGCAGTTTCAGAATTGGCCCTGTCCTCAAG ATTATTTCCTGGCTTGTGGCTGCTCTGGTGATAGTGATAAACGGCTACCTATTGCTGGAATTCTTCTCCTCTGAAGTGAATGGAGCAGTGTTTGCCACTATAGTGTGTGTATTAACAGCTGCATATGTTTCATTTATACTTTACCTTATTTCACGGGCCATTACCTATACACCGTGGCAAAGTTTAACCCGATCTAAGACAGTTGCTACCACAGACAATTGA
- the LOC137810068 gene encoding lysine-rich arabinogalactan protein 18-like: MDRKSLLSFALIAVVVAAVGGQSPSAAPTTTPPASTTTPSASPVTTPSKPQSPAPVASPTSSPPASSHNAATATPASTPTASPPSKTAAPAPATNPPASTPPSATPPAATPPAVTPPAATPPSATPPAATPPAATPPAATPPAATPPAATPPAATPPAVTPPAATPPTATTPTATPPAATPPALTPVSTPPAQVPVSSPPALAPTVPAPVVAPTAEAPAPAPKKKTTKKSKKHTAPAPSPTLLGPPAPPVGAPGSSQDALAPGPASSQNESGAESMRCLKKVIGCLALSWATLVLIF, encoded by the exons ATGGATCGGAAAAGTCTTCTGTCTTTCGCACTCATCGCCGTTGTTGTCGCCGCCGTCGGAGGGCAGTCTCCATCGGCGGCGCCCACCACGACCCCTCCGGCCTCCACCACCACTCCCTCTGCATCCCCAGTCACTACCCCTTCTAAGCCTCAATCACCGGCGCCGGTTGCTTCTCCCACCTCATCTCCACCAGCTTCCTCCCACAATGCTGCAACCGCAACCCCCGCATCAACTCCCACGGCTTCGCCTCCGTCCAAAACTGCCGCTCCAGCTCCAGCGACCAACCCCCCGGCCTCCACACCTCCGTCTGCCACACCTCCGGCTGCTACACCTCCAGCGGTCACACCTCCAGCAGCCACACCTCCGTCTGCCACACCTCCAGCAGCTACACCTCCGGCTGCCACACCTCCAGCAGCTACACCTCCGGCTGCCACACCTCCAGCAGCCACACCTCCAGCAGCCACACCTCCTGCAGTCACACCTCCAGCGGCCACACCTCCGACTGCCACAACTCCAACAGCCACACCTCCTGCGGCCACACCTCCTGCTTTGACCCCAGTGAGCACACCGCCGGCGCAAGTTCCGGTGAGCTCTCCCCCTGCACTGGCACCGACAGTTCCGGCACCCGTGGTAGCACCGACTGCTGAGGCTCCCGCTCCGGCCCCGAAGAAGAAGACGACCAAGAAGAGTAAGAAGCACACTGCACCAGCACCGTCGCCAACATTGCTCGGACCTCCCGCTCCACCGGTCGGAGCTCCGGGATCCAGCCAGGATGCGTTGGCTCCCGGTCCAGCCTCATCTCAGAACGAG AGTGGAGCTGAAAGCATGAGGTGCTTGAAGAAGGTGATAGGATGCTTAGCATTGAGCTGGGCTACCCTTGTTTTGATCTTCTAG